A portion of the Patescibacteria group bacterium genome contains these proteins:
- a CDS encoding DegT/DnrJ/EryC1/StrS family aminotransferase, with protein SLGRDKIISSVYGGMAVTQDKVLAEKIREFQKHLKFPNLFWIKKQLLHPILTKKLIMPLYGFFGLGKYKLVALQRLGILSKAVHKMEKQGKMPKYLFKKMPNALALLGLHQFEKLEKFNKHRYEIAKIYKQFERVAPVQEYIEKRVFMRYSVFVENSDEILEKFKKKGIYLDDGWRKSVVVPIGTNLEKMGYIKGSCPVAEEVADKILNLPTHINISKEQAEKIKNLLKRFQEQ; from the coding sequence AGCTTGGGCAGGGATAAAATAATATCATCTGTTTATGGCGGAATGGCAGTAACTCAAGACAAGGTCTTGGCAGAGAAAATAAGAGAATTTCAAAAGCATTTAAAATTTCCAAATTTATTTTGGATTAAAAAACAACTTTTACATCCAATTTTAACAAAAAAATTGATAATGCCCTTGTATGGATTTTTTGGATTGGGTAAGTATAAATTAGTTGCATTGCAAAGATTAGGTATTTTATCTAAAGCAGTTCACAAAATGGAAAAACAGGGGAAAATGCCAAAATATTTATTTAAAAAAATGCCAAATGCCTTGGCTTTATTAGGACTGCATCAATTTGAAAAATTAGAGAAATTCAATAAGCACAGATACGAAATAGCCAAAATTTACAAACAATTTGAACGGGTCGCACCCGTACAAGAATATATAGAGAAAAGGGTTTTTATGCGTTATTCGGTTTTTGTAGAAAATAGCGACGAAATTTTAGAGAAGTTTAAGAAAAAAGGTATTTATCTTGATGATGGTTGGAGGAAATCAGTTGTCGTGCCAATTGGCACTAATTTAGAAAAAATGGGATACATAAAAGGAAGTTGTCCTGTAGCTGAAGAGGTAGCTGATAAAATTTTAAATTTACCAACACATATAAATATATCAAAAGAGCAGGCTGAAAAAATAAAAAATCTCTTGAAGAGATTTCAAGAGCAATAA
- a CDS encoding PKD domain-containing protein — protein sequence MKEVQMSKKRGLLVALLVLVAMGLSGCMLFNCDPVASFTWSPATIYAGESITFTSTSTDSDGTIDYHKWEFSDGGTANGSQVLHTFADDGAYQVSLIVTDNCGAIGSITRSVTVLNPAPSIGKMTVTDLDGCDGYPYSVCHRIRAVLDNIMDVASIEPKKVVSTTIDFGDGPNSVFSGFSTTYSYKNPGTYTIVGTVVDDDGATGIQTKNITIRSYSLVPPIVRLEPARRTANLNEIVKFYIFAYDPDQNRECGGCPPPCLPPCPPPYSPCGEQEVELKDYRGFDSLSSSLGLCGESIITQGAYPRDRGIVRIRVVLIDPNENIVEIFDTRDASLSLYNPTFEFRFNMCGDWKISFIAWDDDCRCSQATGYLHTIKVALPDEC from the coding sequence ATGAAGGAGGTTCAGATGAGCAAGAAGCGAGGTTTGTTGGTAGCACTGTTGGTATTGGTGGCAATGGGATTGTCTGGGTGTATGCTTTTCAATTGCGATCCTGTTGCTTCATTCACATGGAGTCCAGCAACGATTTATGCTGGAGAAAGCATCACATTTACCTCTACTTCCACGGATAGCGATGGAACCATTGATTACCATAAGTGGGAATTCAGCGACGGAGGTACGGCGAACGGAAGTCAGGTATTGCATACTTTCGCTGATGACGGCGCTTACCAGGTTTCTTTGATTGTAACTGACAATTGTGGAGCAATCGGCTCCATAACTCGTTCGGTGACTGTCTTGAACCCAGCGCCGAGCATCGGAAAGATGACTGTGACTGACTTGGACGGGTGTGATGGCTATCCGTATTCGGTCTGTCATCGTATCCGTGCGGTGCTCGACAACATAATGGATGTGGCTAGCATTGAGCCAAAGAAAGTGGTTTCAACCACGATTGACTTTGGCGATGGCCCCAATTCAGTGTTTTCAGGATTCTCAACAACCTACAGCTACAAGAATCCGGGGACATACACGATCGTTGGCACTGTTGTGGATGACGATGGAGCTACGGGAATTCAAACCAAGAACATCACGATTAGGTCCTATTCATTGGTTCCGCCGATTGTTCGATTGGAGCCGGCTCGCAGGACTGCGAACCTGAACGAGATTGTCAAGTTCTACATCTTTGCTTATGACCCGGATCAAAATCGGGAATGTGGTGGATGCCCACCTCCATGTCTTCCTCCATGTCCACCTCCCTATTCTCCTTGCGGAGAGCAAGAGGTTGAGCTAAAGGACTATAGAGGATTTGATTCTCTGTCGTCCTCACTTGGACTTTGCGGAGAGTCAATCATCACACAAGGCGCATATCCAAGAGATAGGGGTATTGTGAGGATCAGGGTAGTGCTCATAGATCCCAACGAGAATATCGTGGAAATCTTTGATACCCGCGATGCCTCATTATCTCTTTACAACCCCACATTTGAGTTTAGGTTCAATATGTGCGGGGATTGGAAGATCAGCTTCATTGCTTGGGACGACGATTGTCGTTGCAGTCAGGCAACCGGATATCTCCACACCATCAAGGTTGCTCTTCCAGACGAGTGTTAA
- a CDS encoding hypoxanthine phosphoribosyltransferase, which produces MLEQEIGVVIYTEEQIQDRVKELAKQIAENYYFLYMQNPEDFKLILVGVLKGCNPFMSDLSKEINRAFEKLHGGKFLCLFPEYISIESRDKKNKQKRPKWLLDTRMDLAGAHVLIVEDIIHSGVTLSHIASTLDPNGSRAKLGRPASLEVCALLDRISKDKRVRAKYVGFELNGDEWVVGYGMDSGEIGRLLPCIHALCQE; this is translated from the coding sequence ATGCTGGAGCAAGAAATAGGCGTGGTAATATACACAGAAGAGCAAATACAGGACAGAGTAAAGGAATTGGCAAAACAGATTGCCGAGAACTATTACTTTCTGTATATGCAAAACCCGGAGGATTTCAAACTCATTCTTGTTGGTGTGTTAAAGGGGTGCAATCCCTTTATGAGTGATCTCTCTAAAGAGATTAATAGGGCGTTTGAAAAACTTCATGGAGGGAAATTCCTTTGCCTGTTTCCAGAGTATATCTCTATTGAGAGTAGAGATAAGAAGAATAAGCAGAAGCGTCCGAAGTGGCTCTTGGATACGAGAATGGATTTAGCTGGTGCTCATGTCTTAATCGTAGAAGATATCATCCACTCGGGCGTCACTCTCTCCCATATTGCGTCAACGCTTGACCCAAATGGGTCAAGAGCGAAACTCGGAAGGCCTGCGAGCTTGGAGGTATGCGCTTTACTGGATAGGATTTCTAAAGACAAGAGAGTCAGGGCTAAGTATGTCGGCTTTGAGCTTAATGGAGACGAGTGGGTTGTCGGTTATGGTATGGATTCCGGCGAAATTGGTCGGCTTTTACCATGTATCCACGCCCTTTGTCAGGAGTGA
- a CDS encoding threonylcarbamoyl-AMP synthase: MKVNLRVYPNSKKNKITEKAENVFEVHTKAKPEQGKANEAVIQLLSDYFSMSEKDIKLIKGFKNKNKVFEIKGLISQTDKAVEILKKGGIIAYPTDTIYGIGCDAFNKTAIKKLLKLKNRSQGNPMSIAVLDIKMLKSIAFLSKKNEKIVRELLPGPFTFIFKKKPVISDLITAGFNTVGVRIPDNDITLGIIKRAGFPIITTSANLSGKKSAVNSEQIDLKVDFVVKGECEHKKASTIIDLENKKIIRQGKGVQKVKQILNI, from the coding sequence ATGAAAGTAAATTTAAGGGTTTATCCTAATTCTAAAAAAAATAAAATAACAGAAAAAGCAGAAAATGTTTTTGAGGTCCATACAAAAGCAAAACCAGAGCAAGGCAAGGCGAACGAGGCAGTTATTCAATTGCTATCTGACTATTTTAGTATGTCAGAAAAAGATATTAAATTGATAAAAGGTTTTAAAAATAAAAATAAAGTTTTTGAAATAAAGGGATTAATAAGCCAAACAGATAAGGCAGTAGAAATTTTAAAAAAAGGCGGAATAATTGCTTATCCAACTGACACTATCTACGGGATTGGCTGTGATGCATTTAATAAAACAGCTATAAAAAAACTTTTAAAATTAAAAAATAGAAGCCAAGGCAACCCAATGTCTATTGCAGTATTAGATATTAAAATGTTAAAAAGTATAGCTTTTTTAAGCAAAAAAAACGAAAAAATTGTTAGAGAATTATTACCAGGACCTTTTACTTTTATTTTCAAGAAAAAGCCAGTAATTTCGGATTTAATTACTGCTGGATTTAACACTGTGGGCGTGCGAATTCCAGATAATGATATTACTTTGGGAATTATTAAAAGAGCTGGTTTTCCCATTATAACTACTTCAGCAAATTTGAGCGGAAAAAAATCAGCAGTAAATTCAGAACAGATTGATTTAAAAGTAGATTTTGTGGTAAAAGGGGAGTGTGAGCATAAAAAAGCATCAACTATTATAGATTTGGAAAATAAAAAAATAATTAGACAGGGCAAGGGAGTTCAAAAGGTCAAACAAATTTTAAATATT